The region CAAATTATAGGAAGTAATAGTCCCCGTTTTATGAATATAACTTCGATAGGAGAGATACTGTTTGATATCTATCCCAGCCACAAGAAGCTTGGCGGCGCCCCGCTTAATTTTATTTACCATATAAAAAAACTAACTGATAACGGAAATATTATCAGTCGGGTTGGTAAGGATGTTTTGGGTAATAAAGCAGCCAATGAGTTAAAGCTCGCAGATATTTCTTTAGATTACATTCAGCAGGATAATCTTCGTTCTACCGGCAAAGCAAATGTTACACTCAATGAAGATGGTGAGCCAAAGTTTAATATAGATTCGGATTCAGCTTTTGATTATATAGAACTTAATGCTGAAAATGAGAATCTGATAAGTTCAGAAACTGATTGTCTTTATTTTGGAACACTTGCACAGCGATCAGAAGTTTCCAGAAATACTATACAATCTCTATTCAACCGGGGGGTAAAGTATTTTGCTGATCTTAATCTACGAGAAAAATTTTTTGATGAAGATATTTTAACCTCTACTTTAAAAGCAGCAGATTTTATAAAAGTTAATTATCAGGAAATGCACACACTTAACGATTTATTTTTACAATCTGATTATAACACAGAGAAGGTTGCGTATGAATTGATGGAAAGGTTTGGAATCAATATGATTGCTGTAACCAGAGGAAAAGACGGTTCTTCAATTTTTGAAAATGGTAAAAGATTCGATTACTCAAGTGTTGATGTAAAAGTTTTAGATACAACCGGTGCCGGTGATGCTTTTTCTGCAATACTGTGTATTGGATATCTTCAAGGGCAGGAGAACACATTTATTAATAAACTTGCAAACGAATTTGCAAATGAGATTTGTAAACTTGAAGGTGCTCTTCCTAAAAACGACCGGATTTACGAAGAGTTTAGAGAACAGTTGGGTTTTTTTTAGGATATTTTTCAATTACAAATTAATTTTTAGTTTTCATTATCAATTATTGGTTGATTATGAAAACTATCTTTCTTTGTTTTATTCTTACTGCAATTGTTTCAGCTCAAAATATTTCTGATACAAGGCTAAGAACAATTACTAATTTACTTGTCTTTAATTCACCTGAGATTTCTAAATTTGTTTTGCCTGAAGAATTTGAAACAGCAAATAGATTCGGGATTACATATAAAGGAGTAGAGAATAAATTTTTTATAGCAAACGAATTTCCAAAGATTGATACCGGCTTAAAGGTTGAATATAAAACAGAATTAATCGAAGATGATTATAGTTTGTTAACAATTTCCATCCCTTCTAAAAAAATTTTAAAAGAATA is a window of Ignavibacterium sp. DNA encoding:
- a CDS encoding carbohydrate kinase → MNITSIGEILFDIYPSHKKLGGAPLNFIYHIKKLTDNGNIISRVGKDVLGNKAANELKLADISLDYIQQDNLRSTGKANVTLNEDGEPKFNIDSDSAFDYIELNAENENLISSETDCLYFGTLAQRSEVSRNTIQSLFNRGVKYFADLNLREKFFDEDILTSTLKAADFIKVNYQEMHTLNDLFLQSDYNTEKVAYELMERFGINMIAVTRGKDGSSIFENGKRFDYSSVDVKVLDTTGAGDAFSAILCIGYLQGQENTFINKLANEFANEICKLEGALPKNDRIYEEFREQLGFF